One window of the Oceanicaulis sp. genome contains the following:
- the gspL gene encoding type II secretion system protein GspL, with protein sequence MAVLVIRLPADPGAARYRWTLVEDGARAGKGEAALGDAPALPDGVSVERAVALLPSEAVFVRRLSVPGASERDARRAAPFLIEEQLAQPLEDAVIETGPKGADGRRYVLAAGRAIVESWRRCVAGLGVKPVHLAPDAMMIEGHGADLAAVLDHGRVVFQTRNGDLSNAPEGGDDRDPDVVAAEPVAGAVEADLASLVLPALADRIGPRRIIAGEGVDPDLLAPEGVPVALKRMPAPDLDLAAAAIDPAAFDAVPPLLGAGWSSGIEWAELLAPFRTAAVLALAAVFAVAALSIGQALYYEARTEAYRDAEIAAFQQVFPDTRVVDPQAQLRRSLAAIGAEEGSGAFLELAAALSAVAAEVEDVEISAIRYDAARGGLSVTARYSDFGDFEALRAAADQAGVVLEDGGARQAETGVVGDFTVRTP encoded by the coding sequence ATGGCGGTGCTGGTCATCCGCTTGCCCGCCGATCCCGGCGCGGCGCGCTATCGCTGGACGCTGGTCGAGGACGGCGCACGCGCGGGCAAAGGCGAGGCTGCGCTCGGCGACGCGCCTGCGCTGCCTGACGGCGTTTCAGTTGAGCGCGCGGTCGCGCTTCTACCCTCCGAGGCGGTGTTCGTGCGGCGCCTGTCCGTACCCGGCGCATCGGAGCGGGACGCCCGCCGGGCCGCGCCCTTCCTGATCGAGGAACAGCTCGCCCAGCCGCTCGAGGACGCGGTGATCGAGACCGGTCCGAAGGGTGCGGACGGCCGCCGCTACGTGCTCGCCGCAGGCCGCGCGATCGTCGAGAGCTGGCGGCGCTGCGTCGCCGGGCTCGGCGTCAAACCGGTTCATCTCGCCCCGGACGCGATGATGATCGAAGGTCATGGCGCCGATCTCGCCGCCGTGCTCGATCATGGCCGGGTCGTCTTCCAGACGCGAAACGGCGATCTCTCCAACGCGCCCGAGGGCGGTGACGATCGCGATCCCGACGTCGTCGCCGCCGAACCGGTCGCCGGAGCGGTGGAGGCCGATCTCGCCAGCCTCGTCCTGCCTGCGCTGGCCGACCGGATCGGCCCGCGCCGCATCATCGCCGGCGAGGGCGTCGATCCCGACCTGCTGGCGCCTGAAGGCGTGCCGGTCGCGCTCAAGCGCATGCCCGCGCCTGATCTCGACCTCGCCGCCGCCGCAATCGATCCGGCCGCGTTCGACGCGGTCCCGCCCCTGCTCGGCGCGGGCTGGAGTTCGGGCATCGAATGGGCCGAGCTGCTCGCCCCGTTCAGGACCGCGGCGGTGCTGGCGCTGGCCGCCGTCTTCGCCGTGGCCGCCCTGTCGATCGGTCAGGCGCTTTATTACGAGGCGCGCACCGAAGCCTATCGCGACGCCGAGATCGCAGCCTTCCAACAGGTCTTCCCCGACACCCGCGTGGTCGACCCTCAGGCTCAGCTGCGCCGTTCGCTGGCCGCCATCGGTGCGGAGGAGGGCTCTGGCGCCTTCCTCGAACTCGCTGCAGCGCTTAGCGCGGTGGCCGCAGAGGTCGAGGACGTGGAGATCAGCGCGATCCGCTACGACGCGGCGCGCGGCGGGCTGTCGGTCACCGCGCGCTATTCCGATTTCGGCGACTTCGAAGCCCTGCGCGCCGCGGCCGATCAGGCTGGCGTGGTGCTCGAGGACGGCGGCGCACGGCAGGCCGAGACCGGCGTGGTCGGCGATTTCACCGTGAGGACGCCATGA